A genomic segment from Triplophysa dalaica isolate WHDGS20190420 chromosome 22, ASM1584641v1, whole genome shotgun sequence encodes:
- the sprn2 gene encoding shadow of prion protein 2 — MLRLSSSSNTVHKPLICTSAREAQSMTNQKLLIIWVWMLLVASLCPLAHCKRGGGFGSRGKGVGLGAKAPSSQTKGSSRQGLKLAGAAAAGALGGAAIGYGLGSLGRPRYGYDVSAEENRRYNPDGPGYHNRSDWRYNRNTAGSKHTTSILISLGTVTHIFLFN; from the exons ATGCTGAGGTTGAGCAGTTCATCAAACACGGTACACAAGCCACTGATATGCACTAGTGCCAG GGAAGCGCAGAGCATGACAAACCAAAAGCTATTGATCATTTGGGTGTGGATGTTACTGGTCGCATCATTGTGTCCCTTGGCCCACTGCAAACGTGGAGGGGGGTTTGGAAGCAGGGGAAAAGGAGTGGGCCTGGGCGCCAAAGCACCATCATCCCAGACCAAAGGATCATCGAGGCAGGGGCTGAAACTGGCAGGTGCTGCGGCCGCAGGAGCTCTCGGAGGAGCTGCCATTGGGTACGGGCTGGGCTCTCTAGGCAGGCCGAGGTATGGCTATGATGTCTCCGCAGAAGAGAACAGGCGCTATAACCCTGATGGACCTGGATACCACAATCGTTCAGACTGGCGGTATAACAGAAACACAGCCGGTTCCAAGCACACGACCAGTATCCTCATATCACTCGGAACGGTGACACACATCTTTTTGTTCAACTGA
- the LOC130411885 gene encoding ras association domain-containing protein 2-like isoform X2 encodes MEDQKEASRPRTSLTSSIDDVTTLENEETKRATTSIEITAADDQSKGSSGEEAAEESTHSDGVVRTWSDAGGRRISGRRLGIRRVKRHHRCSFNGHFYNHKTAVFTPAFGSVTNVRINSCMTTAQVMRVLLNKFKIENSADEFSLYLVHTSGERHQLKPNDHPLAVRVLKGPCEQVSKIFLMELDQVEDVTYDVAQYIKFELPVLQGFITKLQEEEEREMQKLKRRYAELHHIIKKYMRSLGDT; translated from the exons ATGGAAGACCAGAAGGAGGCATCCAGGCCACGGACCTCATTAACATCATCGATTGATGACGTCACCACACTGGA AAATGAAGAAACAAAACGGGCTACTACGTCAATAGAGATCACAGCAGCAGACGACCAATCAAAAGGCAGCTCGGGTGAAGAGGCAG CTGAGGAGTCGACACACTCCGATGGAGTCGTCAGGACCTGGAGTGACGCTGGTGGGCGGAGAATTAGTGGGCGGAGACTGGGAATCAGGAGGGTGAAGCGACATCACCGATGCTCATTTAACGGGCACTTCTATAACCACAAG ACTGCAGTTTTTACACCGGCATTTGGCTCTGTCACCAACGTGCGCATCAACAGCTGTATGACGACGGCACAGGTGATGCGAGTGTTACTTAACAAATTCAAGATTGAGAACAGCGCGGATGAATTTAGCCTTTATCTTGTCCACACTAGCGGAG AGAGACATCAGTTAAAACCTAATGACCATCCTTTGGCCGTCAGAGTTTTGAAAGGGCCGTGTGAGCAGGTCAGCAAAATCTTCCTAATGGAATTGGATCAGGTGGAAGACGTTACCTATGAT GTGGCGCAATACATCAAATTTGAGCTTCCTGTTCTGCAAGGTTTCATTACCAAACTGCAAGAGGAGGAGGAAAGAGAGATGCAGAAGTTGAAGAGGAG GTATGCTGAATTGCATCACATCATCAAGAAATACATGCGTTCTTTAGGTGATACTTGA